The following is a genomic window from Elaeis guineensis isolate ETL-2024a chromosome 10, EG11, whole genome shotgun sequence.
caagagctcaacgatcgagagtcaccgggtcggcgagacgCTCTTCCCTTCGGGAAGAGACCTCTCCGCCACCCTCTGCGGCGGAACCTAGCTCCCCGCATCCCGCGGTcaccacggaggtgcagatcgcggcgatcgtacggcagatgaccgtgctgacggatgtcgtcaaaagcctccagcaacaacccgcACGGCTGCCGCCATCACCGATCGGGCAACcagcggcacgtccgatgccctctaggagcagccgccgacgcccgcgtcgatctccgtcgcctccgcgggagcacctgccacagcgctcccacagagaggaggaggggcggccgcggcgtGACGCCCATCGGTCCCGACagcattctccctcccagctggaacgagcgaggaaggagaagcgaccgcgaacgccgtccgcctctctctcggactcttccggagactccactcctggggtctcccagcactgacggacagacgactacgaatgcaggttcgagaaaatcgaccgtcggctcgtgttgctgcaggtggacgggcagaagtcttcaaacgacgtcgacttccagaccgcccaacctctctcccgactcatcctcgatgaaccgatctccagtcggttcaagatgccgcacgtggagtcttacgacggctccaccgacccaatcgaccatctggagagctacaaagctctcatgacgattcaaggggcaaccgacgctctcttttgcatcggcttccccgccacgctccgcaaagctgccagggcctggtactctggtcttcgatcgaaaagtatccactccttcaggcagctcgagcattccttcgtggtccatttcagcaccagtcggaagccgccacgaacctcggacagtcttttctccctcaagcagagagaaaatgagactctacgacacttcgtgacgcgattcaacgcggccacgcttgaggtccgggacctcaatggaGACATAGCCATCttggccatgaaacgggggctaaggacatcccggttcacctactccctggacaaaaccctcccccgaacatacgccgaactgctggagcgcgcgtacaagtacatgcgcgcggacgaaggagcttccgaccggcgcctgacttaaggcacgggctgaaaagaaaaatagaagaaaggtcgggcccatgctgaacccagcaggccctccaCCGATAGACGAGCCTTgccccgacgatggagtccgagactgacgcatcgcaggtatgactcctacacccctctccccgctcctcgtgcgcagatcctgatagagatcgaaggagcggagaatctacaaggacctcagcctctgaaggcaaaaggccccgaccaacacggccgatcatcgatcgccgaatcaacggctcgatcatcgatcgccaaaccgacggcctcggcctctgaaggcaaaaggccccgaccaacacggccaatcgtcgatcgccgaatcaacggctcgatcaccgatcgtcgaaaccgacggcctcggcctctgaaggcaaaaggctctgaccaacatggctcgattgccgatcgccgaatcaacggctcgatcaccgaatcaacggctcgatcaccgatcgtcgaatcaacggctcgatcaccgatcgtcgaaccgacggcctcggcctctgaagacaaaaggcctcgaccaacatggctcgattgccgatcgccgaatcaacggctcgatcaccgatcgtcgaatcaacggctcgatcaccgatcgccgaaccgacggcctcggcctctgaaggcaaaaggccccgaccaacatggccgatcatcgatcgccgaatcaacggctcgatcaccgatcgccgaaatcgacggcctcagcctttgaaggcaaaaggccccgaccaacatggctcaattgtcgatcgccgaatcaacggctcgatcaccgatcgccgaatcaacggctcgatcaccgattatcgaaccgacggcctcggcctctgaaggcaaaaggcccctgaccaacatggctcgattgccgatcACCGAATCGTCCGACACCCGAcctcctgacgccgacgtgacacctgacgtcgacgtgacgtctgacgacgacaaaacgtgacatctgacacctgacgctgacgtgacatctgacaccgacgtgacacctgacgccgacgtgacatctgacaccgactagacgtctgatgccagcaaatcgctcggcattcatgagacatccgacatcggatcaacccgcggtacggtcggaatttggcatacgatgaatccactcctgttcgccctgggttgctgcccaaataaaagcatcggccagctcaccgtccgactcaggagtggaggggggcaactgttggagaatacccaccgaccgaccgactgacggacggagggaccgaccgaccgactgatggccggagggaccgaccgaccgaccgacagccggagcgaccgaccgacgggcgccatcaccggccaattaacggcctacaaccgactgaggatgtgtcagCCGGGCAtgcttttcccgaccgactgaacctagaagtctgatggccgactcacgcaaggctcgccgaccaacggaggggcccgatgccactcagctggccaccgacctagggtcggtcggctcctccgatcgccgtacagccgccagagcttgtcagttctgacagccgcatgcggcacggccacctaggggcattgtcaaccctagtgatttgacagccctacggcgacatgacactttcacggcgactcttacagtctacagtgagttgacaattcctcacttgtccgcgccattaatgacggcgtcataccgtgctccactatataaatcggggaaggcaacagtgcaagggggatCTCTCTCTCCACTTCTCGATTTGGAGACCACAGGCTCGCAcctttctccctctctccctcgattgagctctctgtcttcatttcactgttgcccagtcacctctctgacttgaccgtcggagggtccccgtcggagctgcctccgatcagtgtggacttctcgttttgcaGGTGCAGATGCACGTtctccgacgatcggacgacgaggcgattggccgcaacaggtatcAGCACTTTATCTGACACCGAAGACTGCAGGATTTATAAAAGACActatgatataaattaaaaaatcctGTTATTTTATAATTGACGTTTTATGAAGAGATGTAATAACGTTATTTAATTAATGAGATCACTAAACTATAAAGATAAGTCTGATATCTAAAAAAGTttgttatttttcaaaaaaactaaaatttgtcAGCAATTTActtcgtttttttttttaaaaaaaaaacattgatGGTGATAAACCGAAAGGGTGACCTCTGTTAGACTGTTACATCCTCCGGTACAATTTTTACTGCAAGTGGCACTTGACACTTCTAGCAAAAATAGCAAAATTATTACtttcaaaattatattaaaaaaaaaattaattatcaaaataatttaaaatttaatttttttatcaaactaatgtaaaagagaaaaacgtcattttgaatggcgtttttttccccttccacgtcacccttctttccacgatggcatcgtctcaaaaaaaaaaaaaaaaattaaatttttacaatattttaaattttaaattaaatttttttcttttctttttttaagatattttttatttttttacaatattttttttcttttcttgagataatttttttacaataatttaaaaaaaaatatattttttttaaagtttaatttacaaatttttttatttcaattaatctttaaaattttatttttttaaaaaattaaaattataattcttatttttttgatttttaaaaatttttattttttaatggtacattttattttttaaatttattttttatattttttgacaagcatttgaaatgatgtttttcaattaaatttaaaatttttatttctttcatatttctttctcttttttttcattttctatgatattttttatttttaaatttcttaagatttttttagacattttttaaaaaaaatttgaaaaaaatctaaaattatttttttatttgaattataaattcaaatctttatattttaaatttcaatcaaaattaaaattttaatttatttattaatttaaaattaaaaaaattccattcttttttaatttttttctttttttttggtggaaaaaattgaaaatgtcattttgaatggtgtttttagaaacgccattcaaaatgacgttttcaatttttcccaccaaaaaagaaagaaaaaaatcggaaaagaatggaaatttttttttaatttaaaatttaaaatttaaaatattgtaaaaattttaaaaaaaattttcaattctattttttttcctttctttcttttttaggatattttttatttttttataatatttttttttgagataatttttttacaataatttaaaaaaaatatatttttttaaagttcaatttacaaatttttttatttcaattaatctttaaaatttaattttttttaaaaaaattaaattataattcttattttttttgatttttaaaaaatttttattttttaatggtatattttattttttaaatttattttttttatttttaataagtatttgaaatgatgtttttcaattaaatttaaaatttttatttctttcatatttctttctctgttttttattttctatgatattttttatttttcaatttcttaaaattttttagacattttttaaaaaaaattaaaaaaaaattaaaattatttttttatttgaattacaaattcaaatctttatattttaaatttcaatcaaaattaaaattttaatttatttattaatttaaaattttaaaaaaaaattctatttttttctaatttcttttttttttttttgtggataaaATTGAAAATgctattttgaatgacgtttttaaaaatattattttggttttttttttttttttttttttggaacgaTGCCGTGGAAAGAAGggtgacgtgaaaaagaaaaaaaatattatttaaaataacatttttctttttacattagtttgataaaaaaattaaattttaaattattttgataattaatttttttatattattctggaaaaaaaaaaactctaatttGGCATTGGCAGCTTATGTACGGACGCCGTTACttttatatttcttttttctctttttgattaaGCGGAGTTACTTTTATATTTCTAAAAGAAACCCTACGCTAAACCTCTGCACGTTCGGCTCTCACCTTCGGCAGGAGATTGCTCATTCTAGCCTTCTCTCTTCCATCAGAAGAAGAGTGCTCCACAAATTCGAAGCTCAGTTCCCACTCTTTACCCCGTTGTTTCCGCCGAAAAAACAATCACCCTTCCCTTGTTTTTCTCCTCGGAGAAGCCCTATCGAACGAGATGCATCCCTTCTTCCCTTCCCTCCCCAACCAAATCCAACTCCAAGGAGGCGCCGATCCATCTAATCAGCAGgtaatttttccttttttttattattattttttccctTTAAATTTTAACGTGGATAAGCGTACTTGTAATTGAAACAGGCGATGCTGTTAAACCCTACTCAATTCCCATCCCATGGCCTAAACCCTCAATTTCCAGCTCCACCGATGGCGAATTTCAACAATCAAAATTCCAGTTTGAGAAACTTCAGCGGAAACCCCATGGGCATGCCGAACCAGCCTCTTTCAATGCCTTTTCCTTCCTTGTTGAGAGGCCCCAACGTTCCTCCAATGGCCCAAAATAATCGGATGGGTGTTCTTCCCCAACCGGGGCCATTCGGTATGAACCAAGCTGTGCAAGCTCTGAACCAGGTCATGGCGATGCAGCTGCTCGGGCAGCAAAATCTCAACTTTCTTGCTTCGTTGCAGCCGGGCAGCCTGTTTTTGGCCAACAATTTGCCTCAGAACATCAACCAAGTTGCGGGTCTGCCGAATGAGCAGGTTCGTTTGCAAGACCTAACGATGCAAGGGAATCAGATCAGTGCTCTCACCTTTCCTCCGTCCTCTCATCCTAGAGGATCTAACCACCCTGGCTTTGTTGGTAGTCCTCATATGTCTATGAATAATTCAAATACTAATATCAGTAGCGAGAAATCATCTGTTGATGCCAAGAAAAATACAGTGGGTCAGAGTGGCAAGCCCATCTCCCGAAGTCCAATGCAGAATCATCAGAATGGGAAGAATATGCAACGAAGTGGGCACTGGCCCCAGGTAGTAATGATTTACTCTGTGATTATTTTTGGAATAATCAATGCAAAAATAGGAGCATTGTATTTGTCGTTTGATGTGGTAACTCAATTTTTTGTTTCCTTGTGCCGTTGCTTATGTTTTTATGTTTCCAGTGCTGGGGGAGTGGAAAAGAAACTCtcttttttctttgctttattCAACTTTCCTTTTATGTCAAACGCTAAGTCTTTTACTGATAATAATTTGGCCATCTCATCTTCATTTGACACAATAGACCTACTGCTTACTTGGGATGAGTTGTTATAacatgattcttttttttttttgcatgtgtgCACGTGTGTCATTTCTTTGTTATTTGAGCTTTCAAATTTGTTATTCAAACATATTGAATCGCATAGAAATTTTACTATCTAACTTCTTCACTactttctccttctccttcccctcTTCCTGCTTCATCTAAGGTTGAAAAAAGTTTGATTCTGGTTTTGGTTTTGGTCAAGCCTATCGAATTATGGTTTTGGTGGTTTTCACCAGTTTTTTTCCAAGTTTGAACTTTATgtcaaaaagttaaaaaaaaaaaaaaaaaaaaagagaggaaaatttGGATAGATGAAAAAAGCCAAGACAATGCatatcataaaattttgaaatttttattgttTGGAACCATTTGATGTATGTTGCGAAGTCGATCTTTTGGACTTAAAGTTTGAAATTGTAACTGAAATTTAAAACTATATTAAAAAAGGATGAACATGCTAAAAAATTTGTTACACATAAATAAAGtttcacacacacatatgtaaatatgcatatgtacatatatgtataaaaatgtgtatgtatgtacatatgcatattatatatatatttgttggggtggggggggggggtatGGTGGCGGGGGTGAGATTTGAGCTGTCTTGGAAATCTGATCAAAAACTTTGTCATAGCCAGTACCAGGATTTAAACCCTTGGTTGTCGTTGTACTGGAGATTCATGATATATTATCTTCATCAATCATGAAGAAAGTGTGTAAATTATTTTCAAGGCAAATATTTTTTCTCTGCTCCACTATCAGTTTTGAGTTTCACCACTACCTCATTTGTCTCGAATTTCAAGGGGAGGCCTAAGATCTTGGAAGGAGGCAGTGGAGCACCTCATGAGTTATCATTTAtctatctcttcttcttcttcttcttcttcttcttcttcttttttgatatCAAAGAACATGGACAAAAACCCTGAAACAGGATTGGATTTGGATATATCCTTTGCAGAACTgttttttaaaaagatttaaaaGCTGTTGAAGGAGTTGTATTGATCCAACTAAACAAGTTCATAAGTTTGATAATCAACCAACTATTCTTTAGATTGGTTAAGAAGAAAATGAATCATGTACTGTCCTCCAATTTTTTGTATTGAATTGAATAAGGATGCAAACAGCATTTGGGATTTGTGGAATCCTTGtggtttgatcaagattttgctgaaAACAATTAATGTAAAAGGAGATGCTTGCTTTACTCTTTTTGGATAAAAGTGGTTTCACGCCATTTCCCCATGAACAACTGGTTTAGATGAGATCCAATTAATTCTGTATTGTTGTTTCTTACGTAAAACTACAAATATTGAGAACTCCATCCTCAGTTTTCCTGCTTTCACTCTCCTTTCTCTTGACACAATAAGCATTTTGCTTGTAGTGATAGAGTTTAAGGAGCTTCTAAACATCTAGAACTGACAACCTTACTTTTCCTGCGTGATCTTGTTGAGCAATTTTGATGGGTGCACTCACTTGGGGAAGTGAGTGTTTGCATGCATTGATTTTCTGTGCTCCTTTTCCCTACTGCATGTGTGTGCAAGAATTATTTTAACATTTGCTCTTTTAAACATCTGCAAgtgcaaaaacatcaactttttATCTGTGAATTTTGTGACTTATCTGACATGTTAAAGCTGATGTATTCTGTTGGACAACAAAATATAATTAGCTTGTATAGTGAACAAAATTGCTAAATCCAACCTAGAGTTGCAAAATGGTTAGATGTAATATTCATCTTAATTGCTTTTTGGTGTCTGACTTGTCCTGAGTTTTCAATCATCATGGATATACCATATAATGAATCTAGAATATGTCTATATCATGTCAAAAACATATGTTTTTCCCCTTAATATGTTGTAGTTTATTTTCTCTTCAGCTAAAAATTCTGCCGTGAATTTGATGCAATGACTCTCAGCTGAAGCAATCCTCTTTCCAGATTCTGTATTGCATTGCCGACAAATTAAGTAGATATCCAGGATGGTTCTCTTTTTTTTCGTCTTTATTTTTTATGTGTGAAGTTCCATTGTAGGTGAATTCTGTTGGAGATGGTGAAAGAAATGTCAACTCTGAAAATTCTCCTAGCAAGAACTTTACAAGAAATGTTCATGGATATGGAAAAAGAAAATCATCACATATAAGGTATACCTGCCTTCTATTTTATTTCAGTCCTTTGTTCTAAAGCTTCTAGCTTGAAATTTGTCTTAAACTCTGAATATTTGCAGATTCCAGAAACCTCAACTTCATCACTCAAAAAATGCAAATGAAAGTGGGGGACCATTTAATATGCCTGGTAGAAGAGGTCATGTCTACTGCAATTTGCAGCACatgtttttctatttttgataaaaattgctATCATAATTTAAAAgcatttttctttaatatctaagCAATATGATGAAGGGGCAAATCAGGTTTTAAGCTTTAAATGGTACAGTACTGCATGCTCCTTAATAATAAACTTTCAAGCTTTTGATCTATGGTGTTGTTGATGAAATACACAAACTGCACATTTATGTTATAATGTAGATAAGTGAGATACTGTTTTGATCAAATTTGTTGCATCACATGCGCATGATGTATGTAAGATGAAATTTCTATATTGTTTGGTTGACATAATCCTGAGGTTTAAGTGTTGAGAAGTAGCAACAATTCATTATTGTGGGTCAACAGGCCATTGCTTGTTTTTGCAATTACATGGGCTCTCACACATGTCATGAATTATACTATAAAAGCATTGATATATCCTTTTAAACAGTCATAAATTCACCTCACTTTTtcaaatgcattatagattataGGCTGAGTTCTCCAATAAATAGATTGGCAGTGCCTGGTGGGGTGAGTCACTATGATGAAATTTGTGAGCTGCTTACTAAAGAGGAAGTTATTTTGGAAGAAGTGTTTTGAATTCCTTGAAGAGACCCAATCTTTTATAGAGACCTAACCTGGTATAGAAACCCAATCTGGTAGGAAAGTTTTGATCACTGGATTTGAATTTTGTTTAAGCATCTATGGAAACCCAATCTGGTGTCCATATACCAAATCCTTTCCTTGGTGTTCTGCTTCTTTAAGTAAATAATGCTAGGAGAGTAACGAATGTGCCCGTAGGGCAGCCACTTAAATTGCTTCTCCAACCTTTCCCTAAAAGAATGTGCTTACTACTCATTAATCTTCAATATTAAATATAGTTGAACATGCCAATAAGTTCCTTGCATATTACTGGAAAATGCATCAAAATTACCTCCTTGCCAGCAGGTTTTCCTTCTCACTCCAACTTCATTCGTGCAACTTGAAGAGGGAATCATCCTGTTTAAATTTATAGTATTAAGGAAATTTAGTGGGATGATGATAAGAGAtggatcacaatcacattattttaattcaaaattctgtTAAATCATAGCAAAATGAAAGAGAGAGACACCATCAATTGGGTAGTGTTGGTTCTTGACTTCTACATGATAACGTGTACAGTACAAAAAACATTTAGCTGTTCATCTTCTCCATATTAATATATGCTTATCTGATGCCACTCGTTGAGATGTGAAGGTGGTGGAAATAATAGGACCTTTTTCCCCACTGTTTCAAGAATCCAGCTAGCTATgtaaattgatttttcttctggTAGCCTAACCAGGTTTTATGATCCCATTTGTTGGAAAGTACTAAAGAATTTAATGCACGGGAGAAAATAGTGTGCATCAGGGCTTTGATTGAATGCTCTCTGGGCATTTGTTATAATTCTTGATATTGTCATCATCTGTACAATTGGGCTTGCAGATTAGAGTGCTAATATCAGTTGTACAGAAGGTTTTGATTTCTGATATTTGCATGCAAATTACTCTAAGCTG
Proteins encoded in this region:
- the LOC105052385 gene encoding uncharacterized protein, which encodes MHPFFPSLPNQIQLQGGADPSNQQAMLLNPTQFPSHGLNPQFPAPPMANFNNQNSSLRNFSGNPMGMPNQPLSMPFPSLLRGPNVPPMAQNNRMGVLPQPGPFGMNQAVQALNQVMAMQLLGQQNLNFLASLQPGSLFLANNLPQNINQVAGLPNEQVRLQDLTMQGNQISALTFPPSSHPRGSNHPGFVGSPHMSMNNSNTNISSEKSSVDAKKNTVGQSGKPISRSPMQNHQNGKNMQRSGHWPQVNSVGDGERNVNSENSPSKNFTRNVHGYGKRKSSHIRFQKPQLHHSKNANESGGPFNMPGRRGQDKWRQRKPQLANCSKPATAGSKRCLHVNYTENEIQQWREARRKNFPTRANVEKNLTGSGTSNEDADSDAKLRCQQLKEVLAKQAELGVEVAEIPPSYFSELENHPENENERKALHVTDQFPSKYKNKRGSHGRDKWNAKRPKLKNEASTDSSPTVKKREPTLLRKLLNAEIKRDKIRLLQAFRFMTLNSFFNGLNDKPLEFPEITVKDAGLENGIGFKEESILKQGGH